In a genomic window of bacterium:
- a CDS encoding Fic family protein, whose product MHAYEQSHPWITFTINLSKAPAKLWVLLGECKTMCTFAADAPLLPEHRDTLVAVSLARGALAMTGIDSLSLGVDHVIQLMNGALTLPPSQMHAAQKCLNIVRGYRRILDTVTVSDTDGLNPEIIRDYNRLALDRLVLPDYIVPGEFRTAPGVSGDDQYKPPPAEDCENLIDNLCRWLESATFEAPRGMGVIYGVLKAVLAHLYMAWIRPFGDANIRTAQLMEFHILTAAGVPAPAAPLISIHFAQNRPEYKLQLEKTCSPEGKVQPFIMHAVQGFRNSLIDLTATIRTHQTETLWEHYIHNVFRDKTSPADLRRRYLALELSRISKPVPLTMLQQMLPHVALSYSKRTYKTLTRDVYDLIALGIIEKTPQGLAARKSLIQA is encoded by the coding sequence ATGCATGCGTACGAGCAGTCCCACCCCTGGATCACCTTCACCATAAACCTGTCCAAGGCACCGGCGAAACTCTGGGTTTTGCTCGGAGAATGCAAAACCATGTGCACGTTCGCCGCGGATGCTCCTCTTCTCCCTGAACACCGTGACACGCTCGTAGCCGTATCGCTCGCCCGGGGCGCACTTGCCATGACCGGCATCGACAGTCTGTCGCTCGGTGTCGATCATGTCATACAGCTGATGAACGGAGCGCTGACCCTTCCACCTTCGCAGATGCATGCAGCCCAGAAGTGCCTCAACATCGTCAGAGGGTACCGGAGAATACTCGACACCGTGACAGTCTCCGATACTGATGGCCTGAATCCCGAAATCATCAGGGATTATAACCGTCTCGCTCTCGACCGTCTCGTTCTTCCCGATTACATCGTGCCCGGCGAATTCCGCACTGCGCCCGGAGTTTCCGGCGATGATCAGTACAAACCGCCTCCCGCCGAAGATTGCGAAAACCTCATCGACAACCTCTGCCGCTGGCTCGAAAGCGCCACATTCGAAGCTCCCCGCGGCATGGGCGTCATATACGGCGTTTTAAAGGCTGTGCTCGCCCATCTCTACATGGCATGGATACGGCCGTTCGGCGACGCGAACATCCGTACCGCTCAGCTCATGGAGTTCCATATCCTCACCGCAGCCGGCGTTCCCGCTCCGGCGGCTCCGCTCATAAGCATACACTTCGCTCAAAACCGCCCGGAATACAAGCTCCAGCTCGAAAAGACATGCAGCCCCGAGGGAAAGGTGCAGCCGTTCATCATGCACGCGGTGCAGGGCTTCAGAAACTCTCTGATCGACCTGACCGCCACCATCCGCACGCACCAGACCGAAACGCTCTGGGAGCACTACATTCATAACGTTTTCAGGGATAAAACGAGCCCGGCGGACCTCCGTCGGCGGTATCTTGCGCTCGAGTTGTCACGGATATCCAAACCGGTGCCCCTGACCATGCTCCAGCAGATGCTGCCGCATGTTGCCCTTTCATATTCAAAGAGGACATACAAGACCCTCACGAGAGATGTCTATGACCTCATAGCCCTCGGAATCATCGAAAAGACTCCCCAGGGACTTGCTGCGCGGAAAAGTTTAATACAGGCATAA
- a CDS encoding T9SS type A sorting domain-containing protein → MVTRNLFLALVLSMMVMFTAAAESQDTPGTARDLPLDGSVSGVMFQTVWFKIGLPSFGELSLSTVSDSTLVIDLSLYDVDLTLLAGSELPEGTAQKIHHTHLAPGTYYLKMSPKHFSSGFYTVSSYINPARYTGDTIMDNESGQSVQIERDVVYTGFIGFYNRGVVDSVDNYLIVLPEAANFYYKFVSEPTVDIDVEVVETCGCGLGDPRKVLETEGMYEWYYTFTKATTIKVYRHSGGYGSYAFTVTSSRNTSPVIFTKTLKNARVGHLYQESVIAGDVDEKDSVLTYSLLTTPSWLSIDAKGKLSGTPGLEDLNKNNTVSIQVTDKSSNNTVFSTTIHLDYIVDPPTDVTVSDVPGDQGYSLKLTWTLSAVDRYVTQYNIYRSQTFMFSNPVPISVYASAEALTKAEQQHAILLGSVGPGVNSFVDDRILSNDTLYFYWVSAEGMTGESEKIPARYESITTDVEQIPSSFRVYPPYPNPFNPATTIGYEIPVECRVSLVIYDILGREVAVLFDGMVSPGRHETVWNGKNSGGALVGSGVYLYRLVAGSHSARGKVVFVR, encoded by the coding sequence ATGGTAACGAGAAATTTGTTTCTGGCACTTGTATTGAGTATGATGGTCATGTTTACGGCAGCGGCTGAAAGTCAGGATACGCCCGGAACAGCGCGTGACCTCCCGCTCGACGGCTCCGTCTCCGGTGTCATGTTCCAGACCGTATGGTTTAAAATCGGATTACCATCGTTCGGCGAGCTTTCGCTGTCAACCGTATCGGATTCGACTCTGGTGATCGATCTGAGCCTGTATGATGTGGATTTGACGCTCCTTGCCGGTTCCGAGCTTCCGGAAGGCACAGCACAGAAAATCCATCATACTCACCTTGCACCGGGAACGTATTATCTCAAGATGTCCCCCAAACACTTCTCTTCCGGTTTCTATACGGTTTCCTCATATATTAACCCTGCCCGCTATACCGGCGATACAATAATGGATAATGAATCCGGCCAGTCAGTGCAAATCGAAAGAGATGTTGTCTATACGGGTTTTATTGGATTTTATAACCGCGGTGTTGTCGATTCGGTCGATAACTATCTCATTGTATTACCTGAGGCAGCCAATTTCTACTATAAATTCGTTTCCGAGCCGACGGTGGATATAGATGTGGAAGTAGTCGAAACATGCGGCTGTGGTCTCGGCGACCCGCGAAAAGTTTTGGAAACTGAAGGCATGTATGAGTGGTATTACACATTTACCAAAGCGACCACCATCAAGGTATACCGTCATTCCGGAGGTTACGGTTCTTATGCTTTCACGGTGACCTCATCGAGAAACACCTCCCCGGTGATATTTACGAAAACACTGAAAAACGCCCGTGTCGGGCATTTATATCAGGAATCCGTCATAGCCGGCGATGTCGATGAAAAAGATTCAGTGCTTACTTATTCGCTGCTCACCACCCCGTCATGGCTCAGTATAGATGCGAAAGGAAAGCTGTCGGGCACACCCGGTCTCGAAGACCTGAATAAGAATAATACGGTTTCGATACAGGTTACCGATAAATCCTCGAACAACACTGTTTTTTCCACGACAATACACCTCGACTATATTGTCGATCCCCCGACTGATGTCACCGTCTCCGATGTTCCCGGCGACCAGGGATACAGCCTGAAACTCACATGGACCCTGTCCGCTGTCGACCGGTATGTCACGCAGTACAATATCTACCGTTCCCAGACTTTCATGTTCTCCAATCCTGTACCCATCAGCGTATACGCTTCCGCTGAAGCCCTGACCAAAGCCGAACAGCAGCATGCCATCCTGCTGGGCTCTGTCGGACCCGGTGTGAATTCATTTGTTGACGACCGTATCCTCTCCAACGATACGCTTTATTTTTACTGGGTATCCGCGGAAGGCATGACGGGAGAAAGTGAAAAGATTCCCGCCCGTTACGAATCCATCACGACCGATGTTGAGCAGATTCCCTCGTCTTTCAGGGTTTATCCGCCCTATCCCAATCCGTTCAATCCCGCAACGACCATCGGCTACGAGATACCGGTAGAATGCCGGGTTTCTCTGGTGATATACGATATTCTCGGCAGGGAAGTCGCCGTTCTTTTCGACGGGATGGTCAGCCCGGGAAGACACGAAACGGTTTGGAACGGCAAAAATTCCGGCGGCGCGCTGGTCGGCAGCGGCGTATACCTCTACCGTCTCGTCGCAGGCAGTCATTCCGCCCGCGGCAAGGTCGTGTTTGTCCGGTAG
- a CDS encoding T9SS type A sorting domain-containing protein yields MKRRIPRLRAISFFGALWLYTVSVCFASVTGTVTFPDGNPVSGALVLFTDENNTGIHYSSVTDSNGKYTITDTMTGVDRDAETAAVPEDFDLHQNYPNPFNPATTIPFSLERPGFVELSVYNVLGQKIRTLVHDYYSPGEHMAVWNGLDDRGTGAGAGVYIYRLTCGGFMKTRKMLLLDGGNRDMKGISAVVPSTGGVVPKQAFPDQLTPKYQEKIAENSPTFRVLITGDALFPLELSGITMNDGDILDFTVSLLQFRTSATVTAAAGGKIELGNGARVVFSENFFTDDTTVTFLSAELLPPEYAVPYLHPVSSIYNVDLHGASVTGAETLSLPYDPSKIGADTEETDLFAAHWDGVRWTSKKGTVDTVSHTIAFESEHYPYWAVFYGQIVENVTVGQAYSMIGENNTNPRFVILDVRTPAEYAEHIPGAINIDYKSETFKNDVDALDKNNMYLVYCLAGSRSAGAVQIMQELGFREMYNMLGGIREWIMMDYPLSE; encoded by the coding sequence ATGAAACGGAGAATCCCGCGGCTTCGCGCCATATCGTTTTTCGGTGCATTATGGTTATATACCGTATCGGTCTGTTTTGCCTCGGTGACGGGAACGGTAACATTCCCGGACGGCAATCCTGTATCCGGAGCGCTTGTCCTGTTTACCGATGAGAATAATACCGGTATTCATTACAGCTCTGTCACCGACAGTAACGGAAAATATACGATTACCGATACCATGACGGGCGTGGACAGGGACGCTGAAACGGCGGCTGTTCCCGAGGATTTTGATTTACATCAGAACTATCCCAATCCCTTCAATCCGGCAACGACAATTCCGTTTTCGTTAGAAAGGCCCGGTTTTGTTGAGCTCTCCGTATATAATGTTCTCGGGCAGAAAATACGGACACTCGTCCATGATTATTATTCACCCGGCGAGCACATGGCAGTATGGAACGGTCTGGATGACAGGGGAACCGGCGCAGGAGCCGGAGTATATATATACCGGCTTACATGCGGCGGATTCATGAAAACGAGGAAAATGCTGCTTCTCGATGGCGGTAACCGCGACATGAAGGGCATATCGGCTGTTGTGCCTTCCACCGGCGGGGTTGTGCCGAAGCAGGCTTTCCCGGATCAGCTAACCCCGAAATACCAAGAGAAAATCGCCGAAAATTCTCCAACGTTCCGTGTTTTAATAACCGGCGACGCACTATTTCCCCTTGAATTGAGCGGAATTACGATGAATGATGGGGATATCCTCGATTTCACGGTATCCCTTCTTCAATTCAGGACATCCGCCACGGTTACTGCGGCGGCGGGAGGAAAAATCGAGCTCGGGAACGGTGCGCGGGTGGTGTTTTCCGAAAATTTTTTTACTGACGATACCACGGTTACATTCCTGAGCGCCGAACTGCTGCCGCCCGAATACGCTGTCCCGTATCTTCATCCTGTAAGCTCCATATATAACGTTGATTTGCATGGTGCTTCGGTAACCGGCGCCGAAACGCTGTCACTGCCGTACGATCCCTCAAAAATCGGCGCGGATACGGAGGAGACCGATCTTTTTGCCGCTCACTGGGATGGCGTACGCTGGACCAGTAAAAAGGGCACGGTCGACACCGTTTCTCACACGATTGCCTTCGAATCGGAACACTACCCGTACTGGGCTGTTTTTTACGGCCAGATAGTTGAAAATGTAACTGTCGGACAGGCATATTCGATGATCGGGGAGAACAACACAAATCCCCGCTTCGTTATTCTCGATGTAAGAACGCCGGCCGAATATGCGGAGCATATCCCGGGGGCAATCAATATCGATTATAAATCGGAGACATTTAAAAACGATGTCGATGCTCTCGATAAGAACAACATGTATCTCGTCTATTGCCTTGCCGGATCGCGGAGCGCCGGAGCGGTGCAGATTATGCAGGAACTCGGATTCAGGGAAATGTATAATATGCTTGGCGGGATCAGGGAATGGATCATGATGGATTACCCCCTGTCCGAATAA
- the rpoN gene encoding RNA polymerase factor sigma-54, with product MLKLTQEMKLTQKLDFRMIQSLKLLPLTTMQLTQRISEEIEQNPMLQIDETVEQTPDIPESNADESGQISTSSESDTGNDGDFTEAEWMKYMEDGYDSEYKTYQEYDPNIEEREPTNTYTITMSDHLLEQLGLVVENDYDREIGEFIIGSLDDDGFIGLTDDEIANDLNVPIEDVQRIIEMIQRFEPPGIAARNLRESLLIQLKDRDMENTTAWQIIDRYFDDFTRKKNKEILRALQISENELKSAIEVISMLTPKPGAVFSDTGNMVIVPDIVVTKIDDDYVVMLNDGYVPHLTISSHYRQLLDKNSKSSSETRKYLVDKLNSARWFINSIEQRRSTILRVSTAIVERQRDFLEHGVSHLRPMTLQDIAENIGVAISTVQRVTSGKYIQTPQGVFELKYFFTQRIASSDGSEDLSAKSVKDKLKQLIEKENPSRPLSDQKLTDILNEQGISISRRAIAKYRDELQISPARLRKQL from the coding sequence ATGCTGAAACTGACCCAGGAAATGAAACTGACCCAGAAGCTGGATTTCAGGATGATCCAGTCTCTTAAGCTGCTTCCTCTTACCACCATGCAGCTGACGCAGCGGATTTCCGAGGAGATCGAACAGAATCCCATGCTCCAGATCGACGAAACGGTTGAGCAGACTCCCGATATCCCCGAATCGAACGCGGATGAATCCGGCCAGATATCAACATCATCGGAATCGGACACTGGCAATGACGGGGATTTCACCGAGGCCGAGTGGATGAAATACATGGAGGATGGTTACGACAGCGAGTACAAGACATACCAGGAATACGATCCGAACATAGAGGAACGTGAGCCGACAAATACCTACACCATCACCATGTCCGATCATTTACTCGAGCAGCTCGGCCTGGTGGTGGAAAACGATTATGACCGTGAAATCGGAGAATTTATTATTGGCTCGCTCGATGATGACGGTTTCATCGGGCTCACCGATGATGAAATTGCAAACGATCTGAATGTTCCCATCGAGGATGTACAGCGGATTATCGAGATGATTCAGCGGTTTGAACCCCCGGGAATAGCTGCCCGCAATCTGCGTGAAAGTCTCCTTATCCAGCTAAAAGACCGTGATATGGAAAATACGACGGCATGGCAGATTATCGACCGTTACTTCGACGATTTCACCCGGAAAAAAAACAAGGAGATTTTACGGGCTCTCCAGATTTCCGAGAATGAGCTGAAAAGCGCGATCGAGGTTATATCCATGCTCACCCCGAAACCCGGAGCGGTTTTTTCCGATACGGGAAACATGGTGATTGTTCCCGATATCGTGGTCACAAAAATCGATGATGATTATGTCGTGATGCTCAATGACGGTTATGTTCCCCACCTTACTATCAGTTCTCATTATCGGCAATTACTCGATAAAAATTCAAAATCCAGCTCCGAAACACGCAAGTATCTTGTCGACAAGCTCAACAGCGCCCGGTGGTTTATCAATTCCATCGAACAGCGGCGGTCGACCATTCTCCGTGTTTCAACCGCTATCGTGGAACGGCAGCGGGATTTTCTGGAACACGGCGTTTCGCATCTCCGGCCTATGACACTCCAGGATATTGCCGAAAACATCGGTGTGGCAATTTCAACCGTTCAGCGTGTAACTTCCGGGAAATACATTCAGACTCCGCAGGGTGTTTTCGAGCTTAAATACTTTTTTACCCAGCGGATAGCATCTTCGGACGGCTCCGAGGATTTATCGGCCAAATCAGTCAAGGATAAACTGAAACAGCTCATCGAAAAAGAAAATCCTTCCAGACCACTTTCCGACCAGAAATTAACCGATATACTCAATGAGCAGGGTATCTCCATTTCGCGCCGCGCTATTGCAAAATACCGCGACGAACTCCAGATATCGCCTGCCCGTCTCAGAAAACAACTATAA
- a CDS encoding HD domain-containing protein, translating to MRLYPLKDITEGMVLGKSIYNMNGTLLLGAGFRINLDIISKLNARGYTHVYIMEEGTEEIIPEDVISEEHRLQAKMKLADKVEVVKNIANFKNLTIDKATDLMESGYLEKVSISFELRKLVKEILRDISETGSKFMNTIMIKSKDSYFLDHSINTTVLAILIGSKYRFSNTELTSLALGTLLHDIGKIIIEQLDETSKSKAGANLYKEHPTFGYILLKNSPDVTILETQIVNQHHEFQDGSGFPIGLKGQNLPPVKDEKKRENGHIFRLAEITCVANAFDNLVLNPLQTKNLTPQDALGELIINAGSHFNRDIIETLHQVVPMFPVGTHVKITDIVDPNLIGCYGVVAKINEAALNKPIIIITSNKKRKKIKPIMIDTSRLNRIELKLII from the coding sequence ATGAGATTATATCCTCTAAAAGACATAACCGAAGGAATGGTCCTCGGTAAATCAATCTACAATATGAACGGCACGCTTCTGCTCGGGGCCGGATTCCGAATAAATCTTGACATAATCTCAAAGTTGAATGCACGCGGTTATACCCATGTCTATATCATGGAAGAGGGTACGGAAGAAATTATTCCAGAGGATGTGATTTCCGAAGAACACCGCCTCCAGGCGAAAATGAAACTTGCCGACAAAGTCGAGGTTGTCAAGAATATTGCCAACTTCAAGAACCTGACGATAGATAAAGCAACGGATCTCATGGAGAGCGGTTATCTTGAGAAAGTAAGCATTTCCTTTGAGCTCAGAAAGCTGGTCAAGGAGATTCTCAGAGATATATCCGAAACCGGCTCAAAATTCATGAACACCATTATGATTAAATCCAAGGATTCATACTTTCTGGATCATTCCATAAATACCACCGTGCTCGCCATACTGATCGGTTCGAAGTACCGCTTCTCAAACACGGAACTTACCAGCCTCGCACTGGGAACGCTGCTTCATGATATCGGCAAGATTATCATCGAACAGTTAGATGAAACCAGCAAAAGTAAAGCAGGAGCCAATCTTTACAAGGAACACCCGACTTTCGGTTATATTCTCCTTAAAAACAGCCCCGATGTCACCATCCTGGAAACCCAGATTGTCAATCAGCACCATGAGTTCCAGGACGGCTCCGGATTCCCCATAGGATTGAAAGGTCAGAACCTTCCCCCGGTTAAAGACGAGAAAAAAAGAGAAAACGGCCATATTTTCAGGCTCGCGGAAATAACCTGTGTGGCAAATGCTTTCGATAACCTTGTTCTGAACCCCTTGCAGACGAAAAATCTTACACCCCAGGATGCGCTTGGTGAATTGATTATCAACGCCGGAAGCCACTTTAACAGGGACATTATCGAAACCCTTCACCAGGTTGTTCCGATGTTCCCCGTGGGAACGCATGTCAAGATCACCGATATCGTGGATCCTAACCTTATCGGATGTTACGGCGTTGTGGCTAAAATTAACGAGGCGGCTCTCAACAAACCGATTATCATCATTACCTCAAACAAAAAAAGGAAAAAAATCAAACCCATCATGATCGATACTTCACGATTGAACCGCATAGAACTCAAACTTATCATTTAG
- a CDS encoding hemolysin family protein has protein sequence MAILILYLLIALTVSFICSLLESIMLSVTHAHIAVLIKNGHKSGRLLRTMKKNINHPLATILTLNTVANTVGAAMVGTQAYSLYGVEWAAFVSGILTVLILVFSEIIPKTLGAVYWKTLSPFAAYFLKALMVILYPIVIFLEKISKLISRKGPSARITREELLVLAEIGLREGILEHDEARILENLLLLREIRTGDILTPRSVMLAFQKDQTVGEVVTAHPRIRFSRIPVFGDDIDDITGVVLSRELLEAYYTGREKETIERLTKPIFAIPDSKPIADLIEDFINRREHIFLVVDEYGGTGGIVTLEDAVETLLGVEIVDEHDSVEDMRAHALEQWKKRRQERHTL, from the coding sequence ATGGCCATACTTATTCTCTATTTACTTATCGCCCTCACGGTTTCATTTATCTGTTCGCTTCTTGAATCGATTATGCTCTCCGTAACCCACGCTCATATTGCGGTACTGATTAAAAACGGGCACAAGAGCGGGCGTCTGCTCAGAACCATGAAAAAAAACATCAATCACCCGCTCGCCACCATTCTGACCCTTAACACTGTTGCCAATACCGTCGGAGCCGCCATGGTAGGTACCCAGGCATATTCACTGTATGGCGTCGAGTGGGCGGCATTTGTCTCGGGCATACTCACCGTGCTGATTCTCGTGTTTTCGGAGATTATCCCCAAAACCCTCGGGGCCGTGTACTGGAAAACCCTGTCCCCGTTTGCCGCATATTTCCTGAAAGCTCTTATGGTCATACTCTACCCCATTGTCATCTTTCTCGAGAAGATATCGAAATTAATCTCCCGAAAAGGACCGTCCGCCAGAATAACCCGTGAAGAGCTCCTCGTTCTTGCGGAAATCGGCCTGCGCGAGGGAATTCTCGAACACGATGAAGCCCGTATTCTCGAAAATCTCCTCCTGCTCAGGGAGATACGAACCGGAGATATCCTGACTCCGCGGTCGGTCATGCTCGCTTTTCAGAAGGATCAGACTGTCGGCGAGGTGGTCACTGCCCATCCGCGGATACGTTTTTCACGGATTCCCGTGTTCGGGGACGATATTGACGATATAACCGGCGTCGTTCTCAGCAGAGAACTCCTGGAGGCATATTATACCGGCAGGGAAAAGGAAACAATCGAACGCCTCACAAAACCGATTTTCGCCATACCCGATTCAAAACCGATTGCCGATCTCATCGAGGATTTTATCAACCGCCGTGAACATATATTCCTCGTTGTCGATGAATACGGCGGTACGGGAGGGATTGTGACGCTCGAGGATGCGGTTGAAACCCTCCTCGGTGTTGAAATCGTGGACGAACACGATTCGGTCGAGGACATGCGCGCCCATGCGCTCGAACAGTGGAAAAAACGCCGCCAGGAGCGGCACACGTTGTGA
- a CDS encoding uroporphyrinogen decarboxylase family protein — protein MTKREVIRTVLDGGKPPYVPWSFSFTAEAREKLVAHYGHDDIMNATGSHVLGLGSDIGFFEDIGDSCVRDVFGVVWDRSIDKDIGAVRGQVLHEPTLRGYTFPDPLDRRFFEGIPGMIGRYGDRFRVYQIGFSLFERAWTLRGMENLLMDFYDHPGFVRDLFEAIADYNIAQIGEALRYDIDAVYFGDDWGQQHGLLMGPVVWREFILPVLGRMYGVVREAGKYVMIHSCGDVDELFDDLAGIGLSCFNPFQPEVMDVAMLIGRYRGRLAFFGGLSTQRTLPYGTADDVRREVGRLIGLGGNGGYILAPAHAVEGDVPLENMLAFIEAVREQPGYHG, from the coding sequence ATGACAAAACGCGAAGTCATACGGACGGTGCTCGACGGCGGTAAGCCCCCGTACGTCCCGTGGTCGTTCTCGTTCACCGCGGAAGCACGGGAAAAGCTCGTCGCGCACTACGGTCACGACGATATCATGAATGCGACCGGCAGCCATGTGCTCGGTCTCGGAAGCGATATCGGTTTTTTCGAGGATATCGGGGACAGTTGCGTCCGCGACGTGTTCGGCGTCGTATGGGACAGGAGCATCGACAAAGACATCGGCGCTGTCCGGGGACAGGTGCTTCATGAGCCGACACTACGGGGTTACACATTCCCCGATCCGCTCGACCGTAGATTTTTCGAGGGGATTCCCGGCATGATCGGGCGGTACGGCGACCGGTTCAGGGTGTACCAGATCGGGTTTTCCCTTTTCGAGCGGGCGTGGACGCTCCGCGGCATGGAAAATCTCCTCATGGATTTCTACGACCATCCCGGATTCGTCCGCGACCTGTTCGAGGCCATCGCCGATTACAATATCGCGCAGATCGGGGAGGCGCTCAGGTACGACATCGACGCTGTCTATTTCGGCGATGACTGGGGGCAGCAGCACGGTCTGCTCATGGGGCCGGTCGTCTGGCGCGAGTTCATCCTCCCCGTGCTCGGGCGGATGTATGGCGTCGTGCGCGAAGCCGGGAAATATGTCATGATTCATTCCTGCGGCGATGTGGACGAGCTTTTCGACGATCTTGCCGGAATCGGGCTCTCCTGTTTCAACCCGTTCCAGCCCGAGGTGATGGATGTGGCCATGCTCATCGGCCGGTACCGTGGTCGTCTTGCCTTTTTCGGTGGCCTGTCAACCCAGCGGACGCTGCCGTACGGGACTGCCGATGATGTACGTCGCGAGGTAGGACGGCTCATCGGGCTCGGAGGGAATGGCGGTTATATCCTCGCCCCGGCGCATGCGGTCGAGGGCGATGTCCCTCTCGAAAACATGCTCGCCTTCATCGAGGCTGTCAGGGAACAGCCGGGATACCATGGATAA